Proteins encoded within one genomic window of Mycolicibacterium aubagnense:
- a CDS encoding YaeQ family protein gives MALSATVFKVELGVSDVDHGYYADHALTVARHPSETDERMVVRLLAFGLRAHRLSDVDGDLAFGAGLSTPGVPDLRLADYTGRILEWINVGQPDERALGKAASQADQVLLFPFAAGVATWWRTVGPKVAGLPNLSVVQIPHAPVQQLAQSVDRRVSAQVMVIEGQITMTVGRVDVTFTPEPLE, from the coding sequence GTGGCCCTTTCTGCAACAGTATTCAAAGTCGAGCTTGGCGTCTCCGATGTCGATCACGGTTACTACGCCGATCACGCGCTTACCGTGGCCCGTCATCCCAGTGAGACCGATGAGCGGATGGTGGTGCGGTTGTTGGCTTTTGGGCTTCGCGCACACCGACTCAGCGACGTCGACGGTGATTTGGCGTTCGGCGCAGGCCTGTCCACCCCGGGCGTACCCGACTTGCGGCTCGCCGACTACACCGGCCGGATCCTGGAGTGGATCAACGTCGGTCAGCCCGACGAACGCGCCTTGGGCAAGGCGGCGAGCCAGGCCGACCAGGTACTGCTCTTCCCGTTCGCCGCCGGCGTGGCCACCTGGTGGCGCACGGTCGGCCCCAAAGTAGCGGGGCTGCCGAACCTGTCGGTGGTGCAGATACCGCACGCACCGGTGCAGCAACTGGCCCAGTCTGTCGATCGACGGGTCTCGGCACAGGTGATGGTGATCGAAGGTCAGATAACGATGACCGTAGGCAGAGTCGACGTCACCTTCACGCCCGAGCCATTGGAGTGA
- a CDS encoding carboxylesterase/lipase family protein has translation MPEVPTTAGFVRGRWEKSVAVFRGIPYAQTPLGPYRFARPVPPQGWDGVRDALVFGPPAPQTGAPASDVDTNWLTVNVWSPNLGTSGLPVMVWIHGGRYLEGHTANPHYNGAALAAAGVVVVSMNYRVGVEGFAYIAGAPNNRGLLDQIAALQWVHDNIAAFGGDPTNVTVFGQSAGAGSVAALLTMPASAGLFRRAIVQSLPGTFFTEELAAGVSAQIAKQLGARATAVELQHFSPHSLVAASHALLAKMPAFADSWGPMALTPTPFSPIVDGVTLSDAPWRLLASGAGHAIDLLVGHTRDEYSLFNPWRGKPVTARHLASTVKQLAPESCGPGDYQTAYPRATASQLYETVNADWLFRMPSEHLADAHHAGGGTARLFELSWSFNPDESASHSLDVLLVFGTLSHADITSHPTANPNAASEFERLSGAMRMDWVAFASNGDPGWAPYEPGTRITRVYGTDITDETYPEEASRRLWRDHRFTALVPITSGSGGDVSVP, from the coding sequence ATGCCTGAGGTACCGACGACTGCCGGATTCGTGCGAGGCCGATGGGAGAAGTCGGTCGCTGTGTTCCGCGGTATCCCCTATGCCCAAACGCCTTTGGGCCCCTACCGCTTCGCGCGACCCGTTCCGCCACAAGGCTGGGACGGTGTCCGGGATGCGCTGGTATTCGGGCCGCCAGCACCGCAAACCGGAGCGCCAGCGTCTGATGTCGACACAAACTGGCTGACGGTGAACGTGTGGTCACCAAACCTCGGTACCTCAGGTCTCCCGGTGATGGTGTGGATTCACGGTGGCCGGTACCTGGAAGGCCACACCGCCAACCCGCACTACAACGGTGCCGCCCTCGCCGCGGCCGGTGTGGTCGTGGTCAGCATGAACTACCGGGTCGGCGTGGAAGGTTTCGCCTATATCGCGGGCGCACCGAACAACCGCGGCCTTCTCGACCAGATTGCCGCACTGCAATGGGTGCACGACAACATCGCCGCCTTCGGCGGTGACCCCACCAACGTCACGGTGTTCGGTCAATCTGCCGGCGCCGGCAGCGTCGCCGCCCTGCTTACCATGCCGGCCAGTGCGGGTCTGTTTCGGCGCGCTATCGTCCAAAGCTTGCCGGGGACGTTCTTCACCGAGGAACTCGCTGCCGGCGTTTCCGCCCAGATCGCTAAGCAGCTTGGCGCAAGGGCCACGGCCGTTGAGCTGCAACACTTTTCACCCCACTCTCTGGTCGCAGCTAGCCACGCACTGCTCGCAAAGATGCCTGCCTTCGCTGACTCTTGGGGCCCGATGGCACTCACCCCCACACCCTTCTCCCCCATCGTTGACGGCGTCACCCTGTCCGACGCACCCTGGCGCTTGCTCGCATCAGGCGCTGGTCACGCGATTGATCTGCTCGTCGGGCACACTCGCGACGAGTACTCCCTGTTCAATCCGTGGCGCGGAAAGCCCGTCACTGCCCGACACCTCGCCAGCACGGTCAAACAGCTTGCGCCAGAATCATGCGGGCCAGGCGACTATCAGACCGCCTACCCTCGGGCCACGGCGTCACAGCTCTACGAGACCGTGAACGCAGACTGGCTGTTCCGGATGCCGAGCGAACACCTCGCCGATGCCCACCATGCCGGGGGCGGCACCGCGCGACTGTTTGAACTGTCGTGGAGCTTCAACCCAGACGAAAGTGCCTCCCACAGCCTGGACGTGCTACTTGTATTCGGCACGCTCAGTCACGCCGACATCACCAGCCACCCGACCGCAAATCCGAACGCTGCCAGCGAATTTGAGCGATTATCCGGGGCGATGCGCATGGACTGGGTTGCCTTTGCATCGAATGGTGACCCGGGATGGGCACCTTACGAGCCCGGCACGCGCATCACTCGCGTCTACGGCACCGACATTACCGACGAGACCTACCCCGAAGAGGCATCCCGGCGCCTCTGGAGAGACCACCGATTCACCGCGCTCGTCCCGATCACCTCTGGCTCCGGCGGGGACGTGAGTGTTCCCTAA
- a CDS encoding nucleoside/nucleotide kinase family protein: protein MSAAFSRADALAFVAARIPAFDGQRCPRIAIDGPDGAGKTHFADALAHLLRDQERPVVRVSLDDFHNTREVRYRLGRGSPEGFWSDSYNYRQFHTDVLTPFRPGGSRRYRTACHDVTTDAVLTPEPQVAAPGTVLVVDGIFLQRNELSSHWDVSIFLDVAFAETARRMALRDGSSPEPDHPTMRRYVEAQRRYFRECKPQEQATILIANGDYESPVVLRA, encoded by the coding sequence ATGAGCGCTGCTTTCAGCCGGGCGGATGCATTGGCCTTCGTCGCAGCACGGATTCCTGCCTTCGACGGTCAGCGCTGTCCGAGGATCGCGATAGACGGACCCGACGGCGCCGGCAAGACCCATTTCGCCGACGCTCTTGCCCACCTTCTGCGCGACCAAGAACGACCGGTGGTGCGTGTATCGCTCGACGACTTTCACAACACGCGCGAAGTCCGTTACCGGTTGGGCCGTGGTTCGCCTGAAGGCTTCTGGTCAGACTCCTACAACTATCGCCAGTTCCACACCGATGTCCTTACCCCGTTTCGACCCGGCGGCTCTCGGCGCTACCGCACCGCCTGCCATGATGTCACGACCGATGCGGTTCTTACCCCTGAGCCGCAGGTTGCCGCCCCGGGAACAGTGCTTGTCGTGGACGGAATCTTCTTGCAACGCAACGAACTTTCCTCCCATTGGGACGTTTCGATATTTCTCGACGTTGCCTTCGCCGAAACTGCGCGACGGATGGCATTGCGGGATGGAAGTAGTCCAGAACCCGACCACCCCACCATGCGGCGCTATGTTGAAGCCCAGCGCCGCTACTTCCGGGAATGCAAGCCTCAGGAACAAGCCACGATCCTGATCGCAAACGGTGACTACGAATCGCCAGTCGTACTCCGCGCATAA
- a CDS encoding GNAT family N-acetyltransferase yields the protein MMPRVPTLIPPAISAGHLSRSPHPSLSVASVALLRPWRPSDANAVVDAFSDPEIQRWHVRRADSADEARRWINEWNAGWTAEAQLNWAVVDLTSDALMGRVSLKCLDLHDGSAEAAYWMVPTWRGRGLCTRALTTLCQWAFRDAGFHRIGLEHSVANHASCRVATKAGFRAEGTQRSAALHADGWHDMHVHALLASDAQDRRR from the coding sequence ATGATGCCGCGCGTGCCGACTTTAATTCCGCCGGCGATATCCGCTGGTCATTTGTCTCGATCTCCTCATCCGTCGTTGTCCGTGGCCAGCGTCGCGTTGCTCCGGCCGTGGCGACCATCTGACGCCAACGCAGTCGTGGACGCCTTCAGTGATCCCGAGATCCAACGCTGGCATGTCCGACGTGCTGACTCTGCGGACGAGGCGCGGCGATGGATCAACGAGTGGAATGCCGGGTGGACCGCTGAGGCTCAGTTGAATTGGGCGGTGGTCGACCTCACCAGCGATGCTCTGATGGGCCGCGTGTCGCTGAAGTGCCTGGATTTGCACGATGGTTCAGCTGAAGCGGCGTATTGGATGGTGCCGACGTGGCGCGGTCGCGGACTCTGTACGCGGGCGTTGACTACGTTGTGTCAGTGGGCATTCCGCGACGCGGGTTTCCATCGGATTGGGTTGGAGCATTCAGTGGCGAATCACGCTTCGTGTCGGGTTGCGACTAAGGCCGGGTTTCGCGCGGAGGGCACCCAGCGGAGTGCTGCGTTGCACGCTGATGGGTGGCACGACATGCATGTGCATGCGCTTCTGGCCAGCGATGCGCAGGACCGCCGGCGATGA
- a CDS encoding PucR family transcriptional regulator, whose amino-acid sequence MPWQPACGIEAGADNELQPKSTLRNLVPEHNAARRFTIRCVPQRRIQPRTVLTNRVREQSEAIVIKVFSVLRGEVSDYVLGRDDEGNTVQDNIAAYLDEMLDWIDLGGEPGDRSFDSAIRHRAGQGLTLSSLLHAYRLGAATIWDELASLANTDQIEKEALIAATPSIFAWMNTNSLRAHAVFREIEIRDARRNEQVRAALLDTILFNDSSIGAAFWDAVAALGLPRTGHLTVIAATGAEDTSIGDAPPDIETMISSHAAVQDAWFRLTPSSQIGIVLMRRNHTDALDRIAGSICSDVPVLIGLSSPFTAVTDCSKSRAQAQVAMAASATDRPVTRYNRDVLPVLLASAPDAAAAVVAATLGPVLELPSDRAEPLLTTVRTWLRLGQSVSATAVELHCHRNTVNYRLRRFTELTGRPLTDNFWLAQVALALEAPRPQK is encoded by the coding sequence ATGCCATGGCAGCCAGCATGCGGAATCGAGGCGGGCGCCGACAATGAACTGCAGCCTAAAAGCACCCTTCGAAACCTTGTGCCAGAGCACAATGCTGCGCGGCGTTTTACGATCCGGTGCGTGCCGCAGCGACGAATACAACCACGGACAGTTTTGACCAATCGCGTCCGCGAACAGTCGGAGGCGATCGTGATCAAAGTCTTCAGTGTGCTGCGCGGCGAAGTGTCTGACTACGTCCTTGGCCGTGACGATGAAGGCAACACTGTTCAGGACAATATCGCCGCGTACCTCGACGAGATGCTGGACTGGATCGACCTCGGCGGCGAACCCGGCGATCGGAGTTTCGATTCCGCAATTCGTCACCGCGCCGGTCAGGGCCTGACACTTTCCAGCTTGCTGCACGCCTACAGGCTTGGCGCGGCCACCATCTGGGACGAACTCGCATCTTTGGCGAACACAGACCAGATCGAAAAGGAAGCGCTGATAGCGGCAACACCGTCCATCTTTGCCTGGATGAACACCAATTCGCTTCGCGCGCATGCAGTTTTCCGGGAGATCGAGATCCGTGACGCGCGGCGCAACGAACAAGTGCGCGCCGCGCTGCTGGATACGATTCTGTTCAACGACTCCAGCATCGGAGCAGCGTTCTGGGACGCCGTCGCCGCCCTCGGACTTCCGCGAACAGGACATCTGACGGTCATCGCGGCCACCGGCGCCGAGGACACATCGATCGGGGACGCGCCTCCGGACATCGAGACGATGATCTCGTCGCATGCCGCTGTACAGGACGCATGGTTCCGCCTGACTCCGAGTTCACAAATCGGAATCGTGCTGATGCGTCGGAACCACACCGACGCGCTGGACCGCATTGCCGGCAGCATCTGTTCAGACGTACCGGTGTTGATCGGTCTCAGCAGTCCCTTCACCGCCGTCACCGACTGTTCGAAATCCCGCGCCCAGGCACAAGTCGCCATGGCAGCATCCGCGACCGACAGGCCGGTCACCCGCTACAACCGCGATGTGTTGCCCGTGCTGCTGGCCAGCGCGCCTGATGCCGCCGCCGCCGTTGTGGCGGCCACCCTGGGGCCGGTGCTCGAGCTGCCATCCGACAGAGCCGAACCGCTACTCACCACTGTCCGCACCTGGTTACGACTCGGCCAATCCGTATCAGCTACAGCCGTAGAACTGCATTGCCATCGCAACACCGTCAACTACCGGCTGCGTCGATTCACCGAACTGACCGGACGGCCTCTGACCGACAACTTCTGGCTGGCCCAAGTCGCCTTGGCGCTCGAGGCCCCACGCCCCCAGAAGTGA
- a CDS encoding alpha/beta hydrolase: protein MASGSAQTIVLIHGLWMTPLAWEDWVARYRARGYDVMTPGYPGVAPGPAGVAALREDPTPLAELGVREVFDHFAELIDELTEPPILMGHSFGGTFVQLLLDAGYGQAGVSIDGAAVKGIKALPFSEIRATFPVLKNPANVHRAVPITAAEFHYAFTNTLGESESMIAYDRYAVPVPGRILFQGGLANFTHNAATTYNFANDDRAPLLFIAGGRDHILPPAVQHENYTKNAKHSSAITAYKLFPQRDHFTCGAPGWEEVADFALNWALNPVRGELD, encoded by the coding sequence ATGGCATCCGGTTCTGCGCAGACGATCGTTCTCATTCATGGGCTGTGGATGACGCCGTTGGCTTGGGAGGACTGGGTGGCGCGTTACCGCGCCCGCGGTTATGACGTGATGACGCCTGGCTACCCCGGTGTTGCTCCCGGCCCGGCCGGCGTCGCAGCGTTGCGGGAAGACCCGACACCGCTAGCTGAACTCGGGGTGCGGGAGGTATTCGATCACTTTGCCGAGCTCATCGACGAACTTACCGAACCGCCGATTTTGATGGGCCACTCATTCGGCGGCACGTTCGTGCAACTGTTGCTCGACGCCGGTTACGGACAAGCCGGGGTGTCCATCGACGGTGCCGCCGTCAAAGGCATTAAGGCGCTGCCGTTTTCAGAAATCCGGGCCACGTTCCCGGTACTGAAAAATCCCGCCAATGTGCACCGTGCGGTGCCCATCACGGCCGCAGAATTTCACTATGCGTTCACCAACACGCTCGGCGAATCTGAATCTATGATCGCCTATGACCGTTACGCCGTCCCCGTGCCGGGGCGGATCCTTTTCCAGGGCGGCCTGGCCAACTTCACGCACAACGCTGCCACCACATACAACTTCGCCAACGACGATCGTGCGCCGCTGCTGTTCATTGCCGGCGGCCGCGACCACATCCTCCCGCCTGCGGTGCAGCACGAGAACTACACGAAAAACGCCAAACACTCGTCTGCGATCACCGCCTACAAGCTGTTCCCCCAGCGAGACCACTTCACCTGCGGCGCACCGGGATGGGAAGAAGTCGCCGACTT